A genomic region of Capra hircus breed San Clemente chromosome 19, ASM170441v1, whole genome shotgun sequence contains the following coding sequences:
- the LOC102188438 gene encoding uncharacterized serine/threonine-protein kinase SgK494 produces MGAVSCCRQGHHAQMAASHKQGGNIRGPWVQGWKSLWSGVGTTRSGVKELWGLRGHQFLHQEPLEPAPLLVEKPLPEWPVPQFINLFLPEFPVRPLSRHQQLKILGLVAKGSFGTVLKVLDCGQKAVFAVKVVPKAKVLQRDTLRQCKEEVSIQRQINHPFVHSMGDSWQGKRHLFIMCSYCSTDLYSLWSAVGRLTEASIRLFAAELILVLCYLHDLGIIHRDVKMENILLDERGHLKLTDFGLSRHLPQGARAYTICGTLQYMAPEVLSGGPYNHAADWWSLGVLLFSLSTGKFPVPAERDHVAMLASVTNYDSEIPSSLNQGLSLLLHELLHQNPLHRLRYLHHFQVHPFFRGVAFDPELLQKHPVNFVLETQAAQSSPSSESMFFKDFDCNLESFLVHPRLA; encoded by the exons ATGGGAGCAGTGAGCTGCTGCCGGCAGGGGCACCACGCCCAGATGGCTGCTTCTCATAAG CAGGGTGGCAACATCCGGGGCCCCTGGGTCCAAGGCTGGAAGAGCCTCTGGTCAGGTGTGGGGACCACAAGGTCAGGTGTGAAAGAACTGTGGGGACTACGGGGGCATCAGTTCCTGCACCAGGAGCCCCTGGAGCCAGCCCCACTGCTAGTAGAGAAGCCGCTGCCTGAATGGCCAGTGCCTCAGTTCATCAACCTCTTTCTGCCGGAATTTCCTGTTAGGCCCCTTAGCAGGCATCAGCAGCTAAAG ATTTTAGGCCTTGTGGCTAAAGGCTCCTTTGGAACAGTCCTCAAGGTGTTAGACTGTGGCCAGAAAGCAGTATTTGCAGTGAAG GTGGTACCCAAGGCAAAGGTCCTACAGAGGGACACCCTGAGGCAGTGCAAAGAGGAGGTCAGCATCCAG cGACAGATCAACCATCCTTTTGTACACAGTATGGGGGACAGCTGGCAGGGGAAACGACACCTCTTCATTA TGTGCAGCTACTGCAGCACAGATCTGTACTCCCTGTGGTCTGCTGTTGGCCGCTTGACTGAGGCTTCCATCCGCCTCTTTGCTGCTGAGCTGATCCTGGTGCTGT GCTATCTCCATGACTTGGGCATCATCCATCGAGATGTGAAG ATGGAGAATATCCTTCTGGATGAACGAG GCCATCTGAAACTGACAGACTTTGGTTTGTCCCGCCACCTGCCCCAAGGAGCCCGAGCCTATACTATCTGTGGCACTCTTCAGTACATGG CGCCCGAGGTCCTGAGTGGAGGGCCTTACAACCATGCTGCTGACTGGTGGTCCCTGGGTGTCTTGCTTTTCTCTCTGTCAACTGGAAAG TTCCCGGTGCCAGCAGAGAGAGATCATGTGGCCATGTTGGCAAGTGTGACCAACTATGACTCTGAGATCCCATCTTCTCTTAACCAGGGGCTCTCACTTCTGCTCCACGAG CTCTTACACCAGAATCCCCTTCACCGTCTACGTTATTTGCATCACTTCCAGGTCCACCCTTTCTTCCGGGGTGTGGCCTTTGACCCAGAGCTCCTACAGAAGCATCCAGTGAACTTTGTCTTGGAGACACAAGCTGCCCAGTCTAGTCCATCATCGGAGTCCATGTTCTTCAAGGACTTTGACTGTAATCTGGAGTCCTTCCTGGTCCACCCGAGGCTGGCTTGA